A region of the Conger conger chromosome 6, fConCon1.1, whole genome shotgun sequence genome:
GGTGGGGGTAAGGGTCATTCCATCACTGCCCCTCCACCCTGACCCAATCCACTCCACCAAGGAAAAGGTGTTATTGAAACCCAATCTTTAAAACGTCTGATTAAAACGTCTCCGCCCAGGTTGCCCGCAGCTTTTTGAAAATTAACCGTCAATCCTTTGAAGGACGCCTGCCCCCAACCGCCCAACCCAGGTCACGCGACAGGCATTGCTTCTGAGAACTGATGACCTGCGGCTATCTTCTATCTTCATGCCTATACTGAGCCCTGTACTATCTAATAGtgcagcggaggatgggcaccCTATAGCCCGGtttctcctgagatttcttcccatccgggagttttttctcgccactgtttgagttGAGTTTGAGTTGTTTACCCTTATATGCaatttgggggcttagggctggtatttcTTCTTACCTTCTGTTACTCTGAAGCAactttgggacagtcttctgagagggttgccggttcaatcccgcccctgggtgtgtcgaagtggtcctgagcaagacacctaacccctaattgctcctgacgagctggttggtgccttgtcaccttcctgtcagctttgaccagtcttgcccttctcctttgacgtctctcattaacaacgcgtttctgtctgcagaactgctgctcaatttCTTTGCACAATTTTCTGCAAattgtagagactgttgtccgtgaaaatccaaggagatcagcagttcctgagatactcaatctaccctgtctggcaccaacagtcattccacggtcaaagtcacttaccacaatttttccccattctggcatatGGTCTGTATAAAcaatgaacctcttgaccatcatctgcatgcttttatgcctttagttgctgccacatgattggctgattaaacatttacattaacaagctggcgtacaggtgtacctaataaagtactcactgagtgtatgatcAGGTGAATCCTCATGAAAATTAAATCCACCTTCCAACTCTCTTCATCCAATATTAGAGTTAATAACAGCCATCAGTCAGTATTCAGTCAAATTCTGTCCCCGAATTTGActtcaaataaatgcaattcCAGTTTTACCAAATTAACATCGTTTTTTGCACGGCTTTTTGGCAGTTGCCAAACTCATCAAACTTTGTGAGGAAAATAAATTCTagttatacattttaataattagtCAAAGAATAGGATCTCAGCTAGTGTACTAGCATCAGATTTGCCTGTTCACTGCCATTTGGAAACATACAGTGGTATGGTGAGATTCCACAGGCTGGTGTAGACAGGTTCATACATTCTTTCATTATGACCTAAGCTGACCTGTTTACTGGAATGCACTTGTTAGTGGTatctcaaaaaaacaaaaaacctctgAACTGTTGTGACTTGCCTACAATGCGGCTGGCAGATTCATGGTGAATTCCAGGAAAATATCTCActtctacattacattttatttagcagacactttatccaaagcgatgtacaaaaGGTCATATCAATGTCATCGAACAAGCATAAGTATACACTTTAAATGCTCACCTTTTGAGACACACTTTCCCGATGTGCTTAGCCTCACTTTTGGATAATCATGTTTTACTCTTTTACCGTCTTTGTTGTGCCACTGTTATCCTTGTGGTTTGTTTTTACTTGTTACTCTCATGTCTCTGCAATGCCTGTCATCTTATCTGCCTCTCAAAAAACAATGATGTTATGATTATGGGTGCAATTGTTATTGCCTGATCAGTTTGATGGGTGGGTGTGATCTGTGAAAGGCAGGATGGTCCTGAGATGCACAGCAGGGTGCATTCATCATAAAGCCTCCCTAATGTCTTAAAACATTTCGAATACACATTTGACCAGTGTCACACTGACTGCATTGAGAATGCTGCTGAGCCAGTCCTAGCCTCAGCGCTAACACAGCTGTTGTGGCAGGGCTCATTAATGCACATTCATTCATATGCAGTCACTGTAGGGGCAGGCCTATGCCAGGTTGGGGTGTCCCAGGTCGCTATGGAGGTTTTGTTCTGTTCCCTGGTCGCTATAGAGGTTTCATTCTGTTCCCTGGTCGCTATAGACGTTTCGTTCTGTTCCCTGGTCGCTGTGGAGGTTTAGTGCTGTTCTCACTGGCTGTGTGACAGCACTTTTGAGGatctgtttgtttaaaaatgacacGTCAGAGGAATTCCAACAAACCGGTTTCTGGAGCCGGATACTGTTGAGTGAACAGGTGTTGTCTGTGGAGTGATCGCATGACTGGCATTAGTTCCTCTTTCTCTCGTGCGTGACTGTTGACTTTGAACTTTTAAAAGAAACTGTCGGGATGGCGGAGAGAACCAGCCACAGAAGGTATGAAATTATTTATGACCCTAATGCTTTCAGGTGAAGTTTCACACGGTCAGCTTGTAACCCAGCTTGTAATCCCCAGTTTTTCTTCCTCCTGCATTTAAAAAGCACACCTGCAGAGTGTGCCTGATAACATGCCCCATGGACATGTTTGTTTCTTCCCAAGCAGCTACACCTTTGAGGAGTACAAGGAGACAGCTGACTGGCTTCTGGCTCACACCACCCAGCGGCCTAAGGTGGCCATTATCTGTGGCTCTGGGCTGGGGGGCCTAGCagacttcctggaaaacaaaatggtgattCACTACGAAGACATCCCGCGATTCCCCCAGAGTACAGGTCAGTGGCTCCCCGTTGGCTCTCGTATGACATCACAATATGCGGGGCTTCCATCTCTGCCCTGGGGTAGAGATCAAATGGTGACACACACGGTGATGATGTCACCTCCAAAAGAATGCAGGATAGCAGAATAGGCTGTTCAGCGCATCGATGCTTTTGATCTCCGTGGAGACAGTCAGATATGAATTGCCCCCAAAAGAAGTGGACAAATCTGTCAGTACTATGAACAagacaaattaaaaattaattgtCTGTCAGCTACGGaaaaaaattcaacaaaaactATTGTGAAAGGCTAAGATGTTACTCAAATAATATTCGATGGTGTTCTAGCGTTAACCAGAGTAATGATATTCTCACTGGCATATCAAGCTGCCGACTCTCTGATATTaacaatttaatttcctttcgGCCAGGTGATGGTTGCACAGCTTCACAACTAGTGATGTTAATTATGTGTCTGTTGAACAAAGCTGCAATTGTATCAGTGTTTAAACAACTGGGATTCATAATATGCCAGAATATGGCATATTATCTCCTGGTTCAAGTCCATACCACAATGTAGCCTGGAGGCCTAGATGCATCACCTCACTGCAGAttaatttgcatttctgttcttGCACAATACTGCAGGCTATAATCTGCCCTACCCCTCTGTGTAAATTGGTTTCAGTTTGTTGCTTGATTTTCCGTCCCCTTTTGACTCTGTAAACTCATAAAACTTTCGACTGTCACATAATGTTGGCACAGTTGTGCTTGTAATCTTTTTGATCTGTCATGCCATTTTGCAAAAAGTGCAGAGTCCAGTGGGTGTTTGATGACATCAAACATTTATGTactattatattttatgttaaagTACATTTATGTACTATAAAATCTCAATTGATTCCTGTTTGCACGCAAGCTGAGGCCTGGAGCTCTGTCCCCatttgatgacatcacaggctgTCGCTGCAGGaacttacagttggttagactaaaaAGGGGCAAAcgaccctggagcaatgtggggttaagggccttgctcatgggcagGGCTTATAACGTGTCTTTAGCTCAAAGTCATTTCTTTCAATGTAACAGCAAGCGAGACCAACATAAGACCAGATCAGAAAATCAATAGTAATTTCAGGCGTGGGCAGTGTCCGGGTTCCCAGTACATCTGCAACATGCcattaaattaaaatcaattTCTCTGCagggaaaaacatgttttgtgatgAATGAGAAGGACGTAAATCCACAGGGTGCTTATTTGTTACAGTTTTATCAAGCCAGACTGACGGCGACAGCTGGCGTATTTTTTGCATGACCGAGGGGCACGTTTTCCCGGCAGCGCAGACAGCGTTAAACTGTCAGGCCTTGGGATTGCATCATCAAAGCCAGCTGGGATGTGGttgctggtggcggtggtggagGGGTCCCTGGTGACATCATTACTGGAGAGGAACACGGCGATGTTGACGCGGCTGCACTGATTCGCACCCAGGTTGTTGTGAATGCGTCCCCAGTTTTTCTTCCCCCTCCATTTAAAAAGCACACCTGCAGAGTGTGCCTGATAACATGCCCCATGGACAGACCCCCAGTCATTACACACTCATATTAATCCTCCTTTCAGTGCCTATCAGTCCAGACTGATACAGCCCAAGGACAACAGGAGCCAGCTTAACGCCATTGCTGGGAGACGCTTTCTGTTAAATAACAACTGTTCCAGATGAGTCTGACCATCCGGTGTTGAATCTAGACCGTTCCAGGTGAATCTCACCGTCCGGTATGGAATCCGGAAAGTTCCTGATGGGCCTCATGGTCCAGAAAGGAATCTTGACCGTTCCAGATGGGTCCGGTACAGGATCCAGACTTTTTCAGTGCTGACTGCGGCTGGCAGCACCTCAGGGCGATGCTGTCATAATTCACTATAGCATCTCATGAGGGTGGAGTGCTTCAGCTGGTGTGGACGACCGGGTTTCAACCCTCACTTGCGACCCCTGCAGGCCAATCCATGCGCCAACAGTCTTCTGGCTGAAGTTGCACATCaagtgtcttcctctgactcacgtCTGTGCGAGAACAGTTTGTGGACTATAGTGTGGAAGCACCGGCTCATCATCACAAGTTTTACAGAAACCCTGGTTGAATAGAAATTATAATATGTAAAGTCATTGATTTCGCCAGGAAGGAATGGCATTGACTGAGATAGGAGTCACATGCAAGAAGCCTTTTATCCTGGATAGCCCAATGGTAGAGaccagtgggtagcactgccgcctcacaacaaggaggtcctgggttcaaatccccgtcggccggggcctctctgtgtggagtttgcatgttctccctgtgtctgcgtgggtttcctccaggtactctggttttctCCCATGAtccagacatgcaggttaggctgattagagagtctaaattgcccgtgggtatgagtgtgtgagtgaatggtgtgtgtgccctgcaatggactggcgacctgtccagggtgtattcctgcattttgcccaatgtatactgggataggctccagcccccctgtgaccctgttcaggataagcgggttaggataatgaatgaatgaaataaagagCTAAACTTTGTTTTTCACCATCAAATCCGATAAGACCCTTTCCTGAAACACAACTGGAATCTACAGCAACTAACCGGATTTTAATTAAGAAGAAAATTAAGAAGAAAATTCATCATATTAGAAACACTGCTAGGTGCGTGTCGGTCTGCTGAGGATATACTACTGTATGTTTAtgcttgtgtgtctgcatcttcatgtgtttacatgtgtccgtgtgtgtgtctgcatgctggGTGTgagtggatgtatgtgtgtgggggggtctgtCAGTGAGTGGATGTACATATGCGTACCCTCCCCCTGAATCAGTTTCTGAAAATCACGGCTGTCTCAAGAATACGTCTTAAGCTCATGCGTAGCTGAAggttttagtttagtttgtaGTAAATGGCTTCCATGCTCTTGCTCTCCAGTGCCCGGACACGCAGGCCAGCTGGTCTTCGGGGAGCTTAACGGGAAGCAGTGCGTCTGCATGCAGGGCCGGTTCCACTTCTACGAGGGATACAGCAGCGGCAAGGTCAGCAAACGTGGAATAACTATATGCCACAGCAGCTCTGTGATAGATGCGTATAGTGCAGTGTACTTCCTTTGTGTGGGGACTGTCTCTGAGCATTGAGACTGAGCCGTACAGTGTGTGGTGGCTATGTAACTGGCTAGGTGAATCCTCAGCACAGCACTTCCTGTTGTATTGGCGGTCGATGGTGTCTCACTGGGCTGAATGATCTCTATGTTTGCCTCACCTTGGCCCTGTCATCCTCCAGGGATCAGTGTCTGTTAGCTGGGAAACGTCATTTGTCTTTGAGGGGGCAAGtggtgtgcgcgcgtgtgtgtgtgtgaatatgtgtgtatgtgagtgcatgcgtgtgtgtgtgcatttatatgtatgattgtgtgtatccatgtctgtgtgtgtgtgcatgtgtgtgtgtctgcatgtgtatactctatgtgtgtgtgcgtgcatgagtgtgtatgtgtgtgtgcatgagtgtttgtgtgtgtgtgcatgtgtttatgtgtgggcaagcacatgtgtgtatatttgtgtgtgtgcatgcatgtgtgtgtgtgcatgcacatgtgtatatatttgtgtgtgtgcatgcacatgtgagtatgtttgtgtgtgtgcgtgcttgagtgtgtgtgtgtgcatgtgtatgtgcatgcaggtgtgtatatatttgtgtgtgtgcatgcaagtgtgtatatatttgtgtgtgtatttgcatgagtgtttatatgtgtgtgtgtgcgtgcatgtgtgtgcatgcgtgtgtgtgtgcatgcacgtctgtatgaatttgtgtgtgtgcatgcacgtgtgagtatgtttgtgtgcgcgcatgcacgtgtatatatttgtgtgcgtgtgtatgcatgtgtatgtgtgtgcatgcatgtgtgtatatatttctgtgtgtgtgtgcttgtgtgtctgtgtgcatgtgtacgtgctTGAGTGTGGATGGATACTGGGTGGTGAAGTGGAGGGTCTGTGAATGACTTACTGGCTCTTTCTAGTCGGAGGGGTTTACAGGAATACAGATTCATACAGAGAatacctgcccctcccccttccctcatAGCCTGTGGTGTTTGTCCAATGACAAAGCAGCACCTCAttctgaaacagagagagtggaGGTTATGTGAGTCTGATGTGGTTACTAATTGTAGCTTCgggattacagttttttacattcattttcagttgtctcaataccatgtccacttcttaaaaacacagtgtgcttttgaaacatgcACCTCAGTAAACCTGTGGTGCAAAATgtacttcaaccaccaaaacacttcatatttcacccaaaagtgactcatgctgccataactatagcatgcGTTCCCTCATAAGGCTACTTTGCCACTCAATGTACAATgagcaacaaaacacaaacaacttggagcattgctaaatacatatattatgtgtttccttttcctctatttttgcatccacaaatacttcaagccaagcagctaaagaaactttggatctgttggtttgcctctcataatagatgtcatgactgagtgtggtaaatttacagtaaacagtaaattaatctatgttttactgtatcagaaatccagaataacaatttttactgtgtaatgtaaaacaatatatgataaatacacaaatcacaaaagcaacagtattcttcagggggtttactgtattttgccatttgttctcacagtgcaatatattgtaaaattgtcaaatacgtaattgttttggattcaaactttcacttttctgtgctcagttgaccttgcctggtgcaaatgagccaaccaagaagaccagaaggcggggtttgcactttttgagagtatttcacaggttcaccggacaagctcagtaaagcatggacgagtacttgaatccaagacaattacgtacttgacccaggtctgacataCTAATCTGAGCTCTACTGAACTTACAAAGGACACACACTAATCCGTACCCTGCCGAACTGCACCGAATGTGGTTGCGCTTTTCAAATTCAGAAAACAAACTGTGTCACACACCAGACAGGATAGACAAGCTGggaaaagagcacacattttaacagcCTGGATTGGTTCAAAACatactgtcgtgtctaggaaacgacagagtccaaatcttcaatttgtcgaaaaacatcttcgcgagggaaaagacgacaccaggcagcaagatcttcaggaaaatcagactttattagcacacgtgcataaagccggatcagctctccagaactgaaccccgactggcatttgtacacccattttatacacagttactccacctacaactccacctacctcattctggcaaatcacccacacttttcttatcgtaactcctcccaacgctcctcccacaacgtcattgtggcaaattgccaacggtccttatgctctgccaactctgtacaaagttcagggcattctgccaactacgtgtcctcacttcaccccgcacctgctcttggcaaactaccagacctcataaagttctggatgccctccctctaacacgtcatccatacacgtcactctgtatctttcgcttttataagacgaactaagcagcagtaatcattgaaaatatacagacaaactaaacatttcattaatattcacttctaatatacttttctaatctacagacatactaaacatttgattaattattctcttctaagggagtaaatgtacgtagcattctttgctctcatttcgacagttttcactgtggtttcttgcgttttcataagctcagctataattaatgttctaggtcaaatagatacactcctggcataaaacatcgagagtcctggagaaatcagctgtacagtcatatctcacTCTGCCcatgtccttgacagtttggtctacacagttcaaaacggggcccccccctgccagctggctgggctcactgtgtaatcctagcacaatttagcagttaatcagtttgaaactatacagggtacatatcatactttaatacagatatattgataaacttttagcacacatcgtcgagagttttggaggaaccagcctgctcactaaggcggagtctgattttgacttgtgattggttatcatgcttttaggagggagatctttcgttctgtgaattttcccctacattatACGTGTGGGCCTGATTAACCAGGAGGCGTGATCCTCAAATTGCCCTGCCACTTTCCTGCAAACCGAGCCAACGTGCCACAAAACAGGTAGAAAGTTATAAATGAGTATTAGATATTAGTTACAGTGAAGAAGGTGCAGTGATGTTGTGGAAAGGAACAGGCAGAGGAGTAATCCTGTATTGCAGGGAATGGTTAAAGGTTTGTTTGAGGTCTGCAGTAAGCAGGCTGGACTGGCTGTTCACCTCCTTTAATTTTCACAGCAGGTGCCCATTTTAAGTTAATCTTTTGACCTTGGACCTTTTCACGCCTGGCTGCAGAATGATCTCCATAACCGACCCTTACAGTAGGCCTTTGACCTGTTCTGGTGCCGTATGATGTAAATGAAAAagggactgcatttatataacgctTTTTCCAGCAACTACAGCTGCGTGAAGCACCTTGCAATTAATgcctctcgttcacccattcacacatacacatacccacacacacacacacacacacacacacacacacacacacaaatacacatgcacacccacatatacccacacacatgcacactcacccacacatgtTGTAACACTGTCTCTAGAATAGCGCCTCTCATCTCACAGTCACCTGATCTGCCAACTgcaggggtggccaaccctggtcctggagagctgcagggtctgctgttACACGGCacttaatttgatcagttaaagcggtcgattacacagttaactcacctcacctggtttgtGGGGTCTAACTGGTCGTTGTAtttcaggtgaaaacaaaaaccagtagaccCTGCGGCTCCCTGTGTTGGGCTACTGGGTGAATACAGGCTGAATCTGAGCACAGTACTCCTGTTTGGAATGTAGTTTTGAACAACCAACTGCCAATCTGTCGCCGTGCCAACGCTGTGTCTCTAGCCCCAGTGTGAGCCCTTGTCTGGGTGAGCAGACATTGCTTTCATCTGCTCAACCGCACAAAGGAATTGATTGGGTGTGTCTGCCATTGTTTACCACCACCGAAGCGAGCCAGTGAGCAATTACCCTCGTGTGGATTATGGGTTACATAATGCAGTCAAATTCATACAGCCCATTGGTGATTATATTTCCATAAAACTGCCAGTGCTTTATGAAGAGGCTCAATGGGCATGTAcctgtactgtgtgtttatgagcCGTGTATTTATTGTGCTGTCGTGTGACAAGAAATACTAATGTGAGTGAGATAAGAGTGGAGTGTtagcagccctgctgaaaaaaaaaacttctcaaacttggttttgaaacagctggtttaccagttcagaccagctcatcgctcaacatggtttagctggttgaccagtttagatcagctcccagctttaaataatttgaccagctcaagctatgttttgaaacagagaagctccgtctctctctctctcaggtcacgTACCCCGTGCGTGTTTTTCACCTGCTGGGAGTGGAGACTCTGATCGTCACCAATGCGGCGGGGGGGCTGAACCCCAGCTTTAATGTGGGTGACATCATGATCATCAAGGACCACATCAACATGCCCGGCTTTGCGGGACAGAACCCGCTGAGGGGCCACAACGAGGAGAGGTGGGCTCACCTGCACATCTTACTCTATCTGTTCAGTACATATCATAATGAGACGCAATAGAAACTGTCAGGTGATCATGAACTGTTACAAGCTGACAGTTGCTCTTAAGTTAGGATGGGCTCCCCCACTATTGGTTTCTCTTGagatttcttctctttttttccctcatgactgtttttcttttaactCAATCGGTTGCTTTTCAGTATTTCTGACCTACTTTTTTGCCCAATTTTGTGTCTTTTagacagtgtctctgtaaaaaaacCCGACACAGATAAGTTTAGACATGCTACATGTTCAGGGAAGATTCATGCTCTTAAGGGCACATCGCATCAGAAATATCTGACATGCCCCGTTTTCACATGCCAGAATTCAGCCTGATAAACaaacactttcattttcattttctgtactGTGCCGTTTGCTTTTTAGCTGAccgttaaaataaaaagcaggatCAAAATTGTGTTGCCACATGGTCACAGAAAATTGGAGTAAAATTTGTTCAAGGATCTGAAAGAATAAAAGCGACTATTGATGGAACACAGAAAGCTATAACTAGAAGTGCCATCTCACTCTCACTGCATGGGATTAGttgtgcaaaataaatgtaagaGTGTGCAGCAGGGTAGCCTAGTGGTCGGTTGCTTGACAGGCAAGTTGCTGGTTGGAGCCCCTGGTGGGTGGAAAGGGATGCTGACTTGCATCTGGAGATGAAAAAGGGCAGAGAGCTCTGCTCTTGAGTGAGGCCCTTAATGCGAAAACTGCTCCCtttacccctgttctctctctcaccttcccaCTTGGGTCATCTCCCTGGGAGTCCTTTCAAAAGAGAAACAAGTTCTCAATGGCcctcccctggttaaataagaGATTTAAAAACAGACAACCAGGTGTAAacggtaaatggctggcatttatttagcgcctttatccaaagcgctgtacaattgatgcttctcattcacccattcatacccacactcacacacaaacggcaattggctgccatgcaagggggttaggtgtcttgcgcagggacatttcgacacccagggcaggatcgatccggtaaccctccgactgctagctGACTGcacttacagcctgagccaatgtcgccctagCGGTATACTGGATGTACAGATGTGAGACCTGTTGCCTGTATGGGGGGCGAGCGGTACCAGGGCGGTTCTGATGTCCTTCTCTGCCTCCGCCCCAGGTTCGGGGTGCGGTTCCCCTGCATGTCCGACGCCTACGACCGCCAGATAGTGCGACTGGCCCAGGAGATCgcggaggagcagggctgttccAACATCCTCCACCAGGGGGTGTACTGCAACCTGGGCGGGCCCTGCTTCGAGACCATCGCAGAGTGCAGAATGCTGCAGACCCTGGGCGTTGACGCCGTCGGTCAGTTTCCACGCAAATATCCCAGCATCCCCCTCTTCACCCTCCTTCCGTTACACTGGCCTGCACCCAGAACTCTCCCACATACGTGCGTACGGCGGCGGCACCGTTGCCATAGTAATATCTGGATCCATAATACCTGCAGTTAATGTGGGTTATTTTCACCAGTATGTATCAGGGGTTTAGAGCCATTTCTGATACAGGGACCTCCATCATATGTGAAAAAAGTGAtataatttgaaatattttccgaaatgaaaatatataatatagtcAAGTCCGTGAACCCTCGGTTGCAAATCCAGAATCTGGCCCAGACAGCATTTAAGTCTCGTGACCTCACACAGTTTTTTCTCTACAGGAtggaacatttaaacatttacttAACACGTGCCAGATGGGGGTAACGTAAAGTATTACATTGCTCTGAAAAATAATGCGCGTTTCATAATGCATATGAAACTTCCATGCTTCCATAAGGGTCCTGCTTCACAAGTGCAGATAGAGGCACATTGTCATGCGGCATAATGCACTGACAAGCAGCTGGTGAATCAAGTCTGGGAGGTCAACCCCTGAGTCAGAGGTTAATTAATCTGAACTCTCAGCGGTGTGGAATTACACTCCGAGCAGGGAAGCGTATCCAATCTCAGCCCCATGCGCTGAGTGCACGCCTACCGCTGTACACGTTCTAACTGTGGTCTTTTTCAACGGATCAACTGACTCGTCATACATCAGCCATCGCTCCTGTCCATATAACTGTATCATAATCTTTACATCACAGCCAGTTCTGGCGGCATATAATGGGCCTGTGGTCTCCTTAACTCGCCGATTGatcttaataaagtgctggtGTAATGGGGACAGGCTGAGAGTGATATTGAGCTGTGATCCTGCTGCATGTTAGGAGAAGCAGGGTAACACAGAGGAGTCGCACAGACTCTGTTTCCAGAAGTCCCTGTAACAGAAAACCATTATGGCATCGtgtcgtgtgtgtctgtcaatgCATGTGGGTGGTGGGGGATCGCTGGGGAAGATGACagagggggtaaaaaaaaaaaaaatgttgctgcattggccgggaatcgaacccgggcctcccgcgtggcaggcgagaattctaccactgaaccaccaatgcttgCATGTATACCACTGGTGCCGCTGTGTCTGAAGAAGGCGGAGCTGTATCAACATGTCTGGACGAGCGTAACAGCGGGTTTCACATTGCGTCGTTTGCCCTGCAGACAgtcgcttctctctctctcagtaactCCTCTCTTTCagtcactccctctctctattgttgcatctgtttctctctttccccacaCTCTGTTCAGATATTCTCTATTCGTATGCTAAGTGACCTTGGTTGCCGTTTCCAGGATTGAAATCACTGGTGCTAGCATCCAGTATCAGTGATTTCAACAGTTTGTTTCATTGAGTTTAATCTAGTAATAAACCTAGTACTTTCCCTCAGTGATCCCCGTTAATCCT
Encoded here:
- the pnp6 gene encoding purine nucleoside phosphorylase 6 isoform X3; the encoded protein is MAERTSHRSYTFEEYKETADWLLAHTTQRPKVAIICGSGLGGLADFLENKMVIHYEDIPRFPQSTVPGHAGQLVFGELNGKQCVCMQGRFHFYEGYSSGKVTYPVRVFHLLGVETLIVTNAAGGLNPSFNVGDIMIIKDHINMPGFAGQNPLRGHNEERFGVRFPCMSDAYDRQIVRLAQEIAEEQGCSNILHQGVYCNLGGPCFETIAECRMLQTLGVDAVGMSTVPEVIVARHCGLRVFGLSLITNKAVLDYSSDQRANHDEVLETTRMRALVLQKLVSSLLAKI
- the pnp6 gene encoding purine nucleoside phosphorylase 6 isoform X1 → MAERTSHRSSYTFEEYKETADWLLAHTTQRPKVAIICGSGLGGLADFLENKMVIHYEDIPRFPQSTVPGHAGQLVFGELNGKQCVCMQGRFHFYEGYSSGKVTYPVRVFHLLGVETLIVTNAAGGLNPSFNVGDIMIIKDHINMPGFAGQNPLRGHNEERFGVRFPCMSDAYDRQIVRLAQEIAEEQGCSNILHQGVYCNLGGPCFETIAECRMLQTLGVDAVGMSTVPEVIVARHCGLRVFGLSLITNKAVLDYSSDQRANHDEVLETTRMRALVLQKLVSSLLAKI
- the pnp6 gene encoding purine nucleoside phosphorylase 6 isoform X2; its protein translation is MSSADECSSYTFEEYKETADWLLAHTTQRPKVAIICGSGLGGLADFLENKMVIHYEDIPRFPQSTVPGHAGQLVFGELNGKQCVCMQGRFHFYEGYSSGKVTYPVRVFHLLGVETLIVTNAAGGLNPSFNVGDIMIIKDHINMPGFAGQNPLRGHNEERFGVRFPCMSDAYDRQIVRLAQEIAEEQGCSNILHQGVYCNLGGPCFETIAECRMLQTLGVDAVGMSTVPEVIVARHCGLRVFGLSLITNKAVLDYSSDQRANHDEVLETTRMRALVLQKLVSSLLAKI
- the pnp6 gene encoding purine nucleoside phosphorylase 6 isoform X4, whose product is MSSADECSYTFEEYKETADWLLAHTTQRPKVAIICGSGLGGLADFLENKMVIHYEDIPRFPQSTVPGHAGQLVFGELNGKQCVCMQGRFHFYEGYSSGKVTYPVRVFHLLGVETLIVTNAAGGLNPSFNVGDIMIIKDHINMPGFAGQNPLRGHNEERFGVRFPCMSDAYDRQIVRLAQEIAEEQGCSNILHQGVYCNLGGPCFETIAECRMLQTLGVDAVGMSTVPEVIVARHCGLRVFGLSLITNKAVLDYSSDQRANHDEVLETTRMRALVLQKLVSSLLAKI